Proteins from a genomic interval of Medicago truncatula cultivar Jemalong A17 chromosome 3, MtrunA17r5.0-ANR, whole genome shotgun sequence:
- the LOC25489067 gene encoding disease resistance protein RPM1 — MAEMAVSLAIQQLLPLLRKEANLLGGIHKEFAYIKDELESIQAFLKDAEKRAAVEGDNVREGVKIWVKQVIGVAFRIEDIIDEYMIYEPRKPRHPKYPDSLHKIVQLIKTLIPRHRIGSKIQEVKSSVCMIKERSERYGFQIQPQESSGIQNAKWYDPRLDTLHMEEIDVVGFQESRERLIGWLVKGRVERTVVSVVGMGGQGKTTLAKNVFDSKEVCGHFDCRVWITVSQSYSIEGLLRDMLRKFHKSLPRDIPTEMDRGSLIDEVRNYLQQKRYVVVFDDVWNMHFWNEIESAVIDNKNGSKIFITTRNIDVALSCKRSSLVKVHELQPLTEEQSLELFNKKAFQFDKCCCPKELIDISYDIVKKCKGLPLAIVAIGGLLSLRDKNSIEWKRFCENLLLELNKDSNLIGIKEILSLSYNDLPYYLRSCLLYFGLYPEDYEIESKILLRQWIAEGFVKEERGKTLEEVAETYLSELINRSLVQISSINIDGKVKSCRVHDLLRVMIFEKFKDLSFCCHISEDSQSSLSKQFRRLSIETNSNDLMASIEGSHVRSLLVFTDKEITEEFVNKITTKFKLLKVLDFKDTSLDFVPRNIGNLIHLKYLSFRNTDVKSLPKSIGMLQNLETLDVRGTDIHEMPKEISKLRKLLHLRGYTMSFIKLKDGIGDMTSLQSLRYVVLDGEEVVELIQELKKLKQLRELGLVRLRREHGSVLSSLVNEMQHLEKLHIREKPTNTNEVNIDLHLISCPPMLRDIRLYGKLEKLPEWIPKLQNLVELKLECSQLTDDPMESLKHMQHLLSLYISHHGYEGESLYFQNGGFHKLKELNIGNSSSLRSIIIDKGSLCSLRKLELWRNTQLKTVPTGIQHLEKLKVLNIWDMPTEFVQSIAPNGGKEHWTIQHVPFVKFYPAGGKSVRYFRTKN, encoded by the coding sequence ATGGCTGAAATGGCTGTGAGTTTGGCTATTCAGCAACTGCTTCCACTGTTAAGGAAAGAAGCCAATTTGCTTGGAGGCATCCACAAGGAATTTGCATACATCAAAGATGAACTTGAAAGCATCCAAGCATTCCTTAAGGACGCCGAAAAAAGAGCTGCAGTTGAAGGAGACAACGTCCGTGAAGGGGTCAAAATATGGGTGAAGCAGGTGATAGGAGTAGCTTTTCGTATAGAAGATATCATAGATGAATATATGATCTATGAACCACGAAAACCTCGTCATCCCAAATATCCAGATTCACTCCATAAGATTGTTCAATTGATCAAAACTTTGATCCCTCGCCATCGAATTGGGTCAAAGATTCAAGAAGTTAAGTCGTCTGTTTGTATGATCAAGGAAAGAAGTGAAAGATATGGCTTCCAAATCCAACCTCAAGAATCAAGTGGAATACAAAATGCTAAATGGTATGACCCTCGATTGGATACTCTTCACATGGAGGAAATTGACGTTGTGGGATTTCAAGAGTCTAGAGAAAGATTGATCGGCTGGTTGGTAAAAGGAAGAGTAGAGCGCACTGTTGTCTCTGTGGTGGGAATGGGAGGGCAGGGTAAAACCACTCTTGCCAAGAATGTTTTTGATAGCAAGGAGGTTTGTGGACACTTTGATTGTCGTGTATGGATCACAGTGTCTCAATCATACAGTATAGAAGGGTTGTTGAGGGACATGTTGCGCAAGTTTCACAAGTCTTTGCCTCGGGATATTCCTACAGAAATGGATAGAGGGTCATTAATCGATGAGGTAAGAAACTACTTGCAGCAAAAGAGGTACGTTGTTGTGTTTGATGATGTATGGAACATGCATTTTTGGAATGAGATTGAATCTGCTGtaattgataataaaaatgGAAGTAAGATATTTATAACAACAAGGAATATAGATGTTGCACTTTCTTGTAAGAGATCTTCGTTAGTCAAAGTGCATGAGTTGCAACCTTTAACTGAAGAACAATCTCTGGAGTTGTTTAATAAGAAGGCATTTCAATTTGACAAATGTTGTTGTCCAAAAGAGCTCATTGATATATcttatgatattgttaaaaaaTGCAAAGGTTTACCACTAGCAATTGTTGCCATCGGAGGTCTTTTATCTTTAAGAGATAAAAATTCAATCGAGTGGAAGAGGTTTTGTGAAAATCTACTCTTAGAGCTAAACAAGGATTCCAATTTAATTGGGATTAAAGAGATTTTAAGTTTGAGTTATAATGATTTGCCTTACTATCTTAGATCATGTTTGTTGTATTTTGGATTATACCCAGAAGACTATGAAATTGAATCTAAGATACTACTTCGTCAGTGGATAGCTGAAGGGTTTGTGAAAGAGGAAAGGGGGAAGACATTAGAAGAAGTTGCGGAAACTTATTTATCAGAGTTGATTAATAGAAGTTTGGTGCAAATCTCTTCGATTAATATTGATGGAAAAGTTAAAAGTTGTCGTGTTCATGATCTATTACGTGTGATGatctttgaaaaatttaaggATTTAAGTTTTTGCTGCCATATTAGTGAAGACAGTCAGTCATCCTTAAGTAAACAATTCCGCCGTCTATCAATAGAAACAAATTCTAATGATTTAATGGCAAGTATTGAAGGTTCACATGTTCGGTCGCTGCTTGTTTTCACGGATAAAGAAATAACTGAAGAATTTGTAAATAAAATCACTACAAAATTCAAGTTGTTGAAAGTGCTTGATTTTAAAGATACATCCCTTGATTTTGTTCCTAGGAATATAGGCAATTTGATTCACTTGAAGTACTTGAGCTTTAGAAACACAGATGTAAAAAGTCTTCCAAAATCCATTGGCATGCTCCAAAACCTAGAGACTTTGGATGTAAGAGGTACAGATATCCATGAGATGCCAAAAGAGATTAGCAAGCTTAGAAAGCTACTACATCTTCGAGGTTATACAATGTCTTTCATTAAATTGAAGGATGGTATTGGAGACATGACATCTTTACAATCATTGCGATATGTTGTATTAGATGGAGAAGAAGTAGTAGAGCTAATCCAGGAGCTAAAAAAGTTGAAGCAGTTAAGAGAATTAGGCTTGGTTCGTCTTAGAAGAGAGCATGGAAGTGTTCTATCTTCTTTAGTCAATGAGATGCAACACTTGGAGAAACTACATATTCGAGAAAAACCAACAAACACAAATGAAGTCAATATTGATTTACATTTGATTTCATGTCCACCAATGCTTCGAGATATTAGACTGTATGGGAAGTTAGAGAAGTTGCCAGAGTGGATTCCAAAGCTACAAAATCTTGTTGAGTTAAAGTTGGAATGCTCCCAATTAACAGATGATCCAATGGAATCACTAAAACATATGCAACACTTGTTGTCACTCTATATCAGCCACCATGGTTATGAAGGTGAAAGTTTGTATTTTCAAAATGGAGGGTTTCACAAACTAAAGGAACTAAACATTGGAAATTCATCTTCCTTGCGTTCCATCATCATTGACAAAGGATCATTGTGTTCTCTTAGAAAGCTCGAGTTATGGCGTAACACCCAACTCAAGACTGTACCTACCGGCATCCAACACTTAGAGAAGCTTAAAGTTCTCAATATTTGGGATATGCCAACTGAATTTGTGCAAAGCATTGCTCCAAATGGAGGAAAAGAGCACTGGACCATTCAGCATGTGCCCTTTGTAAAGTTTTATCCTGCTGGCGGCAAATCAGTTCGATACTTCAGGACAAAGAACTAA
- the LOC25489068 gene encoding disease resistance protein RPM1 isoform X2, which translates to MGSRKEVKGFQEPKNRLIGLLVDGREERTVISVVGMGGQGKSTLAKKVFDSKEVMGHFEYRVWVTVSQSYDIEGLLRYMLKEIYQQKGDDPSQDISEMDLGSLISKLRNHLQQKRYVFVFDDVWTIDFWNEIEHVVIDNKNGSKILITTRSMDVAIYCKKSSFIEVHELQPLTEEQSFELFNKKVFRFDFDGSCPKDLIDISSEIARKCKGLPLAIVAVGGLLSTKLKNAFDWRRFNENMTFNENMTLELKKDPNLIGIKKILGFSYDDLPLHLKSCLLYFGLYPEDYKVDSKRLIRQWIAEGFVKEERGNTLEEVAEGYLTELIHRSLVQVSSLRIDGKTKSCCVHDLIRMMILEKCEDLSFCKYISEDCHSSLSEVTRRLSIATNSNDFMACTKKNSSVRSLMVFTENLDRCSLRKFYTKCRRLKVLHFENDNWFMGDEDLRSLIHLKYLSCKNSSGDGYVYLSKSIAMLQNLETLDLRGVNVRFYDIPKETRMFRKLRHFCGYKISLFQLKGCIGGMESLQTLSEVEIDSNYEDGIELIKELGKLRQLRKLGLVGVRREHGSALSSVLNELRHLEKLRIGKKFGYYSVYVHDVIDFHLVSSPPMLRTLKTRAKLTKFPEWIPKFQNLVELMLRRSGLIEDPIKSLENLQNLLSLSIINNAYEGESLHFHDGGLQNLKELYIRESPNLHSIFIDKGALHSLKKFELSSIPNLKTVPDGIRHLEKLEVLDVWDMPCVDIYPKL; encoded by the exons ATGGGATCAAGGAAAGAAGTGAAAG GCTTTCAAGAACCCAAAAATAGATTGATTGGATTGTTGGTGGATGGAAGAGAAGAGCGAACTGTCATCTCTGTGGTAGGAATGGGAGGACAAGGAAAATCCACTCTTGCCAAAAAGGTTTTCGACAGCAAAGAGGTCATGGGACACTTCGAATATCGTGTATGGGTCACAGTGTCACAATCATACGATATAGAGGGGTTGCTGAGATACATGTTGAAGGAGATTTACCAACAAAAAGGAGACGACCCTTCTCAAGATATCTCTGAAATGGATCTAGGGTCATTGATTTCTAAGTTGAGAAACCACTTGCAACAAAAGAGGTATGTTTTTGTATTTGATGATGTATGGACCATAGATTTTTGGAATGAAATAGAGCATGTTGTGATTGATAATAAAAATGGGAGTAAGATATTGATTACAACAAGAAGTATGGATGTTGctatttattgtaaaaaatcttCTTTTATTGAGGTGCATGAACTACAACCTTTAACTGAGGAACAATCTTTTGAGTTGTTCAATAAGAAGGTATTTCGATTTGACTTTGATGGAAGTTGTCCAAAAGATCTAATTGATATATCTTCCGAAATTGCTAGAAAATGCAAGGGTTTACCACTAGCAATTGTAGCCGTTGGTGGTCTTTTATCTACAAAGTTGAAAAATGCATTTGATTGGCGGAGATTTAATGAAAATATGACTTTTAATGAAAATATGACTTTAGAGCTAAAGAAGGATCCCAATTTGATagggattaaaaaaatattaggtttCAGCTATGATGATTTGCCTCTTCATCTTAAATCATGTTTATTGTATTTTGGATTATATCCAGAAGATTATAAAGTTGATTCAAAGAGATTGATTCGGCAATGGATAGCTGAAGGGTTTGTAAAAGAAGAAAGGGGGAATACTTTGGAAGAAGTTGCAGAAGGATACTTAACAGAGTTGATCCATAGAAGTTTGGTGCAAGTATCTTCACTAAGAATCGatggaaaaacaaaaagttgttgCGTTCATGATCTAATACGTATGATGATACTTGAAAAGTGTGAGGATCTAAGTTTTTGCAAGTATATTAGTGAAGATTGTCATTCATCTTTAAGTGAAGTTACTCGACGCCTATCAATAGCAACCAATTCCAATGATTTTATGGCATGcactaaaaaaaactcaagtgtTCGGTCACTAATGGTTTTCACAGAAAATTTAGACCGATGCTCTCTGAGGAAGTTCTATACAAAATGTAGGCGATTGAAGGTGcttcattttgaaaatgataattGGTTTATGGGTGATGAAGATTTGAGAAGTTTGATCCACTTGAAATATTTAAGCTGCAAGAATTCTTCGGGGGATGGATACGTATATCTTTCCAAATCAATTGCCATGCTCCAAAACCTAGAGACCTTGGATCTAAGGGGGGTTAATGTTAGGTTCTATGATATACCAAAGGAGACTAGAATGTTCAGAAAGCTGCGACATTTTTGTGGTTACAAAATCTCTTTGTTTCAATTGAAGGGTTGTATAGGAGGCATGGAATCGCTACAAACGCTAAGTGAGGTGGAAATAGATAGCAATTATGAGGATGGAATAGAGTTAATTAAGGAGTTGGGAAAGTTGAGGCAGTTAAGGAAATTGGGTTTGGTTGGTGTTAGAAGAGAACATGGAAGCGCTTTATCTTCCGTATTGAATGAGCTGCGACACTTGGAGAAACTACGCATTGGGAAAAAATTTGGATACTACTCTGTTTATGTTCATGATGTTATTGATTTTCATTTGGTTTCATCCCCTCCTATGCTTCGAACTCTTAAAACGCGAGCAAAGTTGACGAAGTTTCCAGAATGGATTCCCAAGTTTCAAAATCTGGTTGAATTGATGTTAAGACGCTCCGGTTTAATTGAAGATCCAATAAAGTCGCTTGAAAATCTGCAAAACTTGTTGTCCCTCtcaatcatcaacaatgctTATGAAGGTGAAAGTTTACATTTTCACGATGGAGGGTTGCAAAATCTAAAGGAACTATATATTAGAGAATCGCCTAACTTGCATTCAATTTTCATCGACAAAGGAGCGCTACATTCTCTAAAAAAGTTCGAGTTATCTAGCATCCCCAACCTCAAGACGGTTCCAGATGGCATCCGACACTTAGAAAAGCTTGAAGTTCTCGATGTTTGGGATATGCCATGTGTAGATATTTATCCTAAACTTTAA
- the LOC25489068 gene encoding disease resistance protein RPM1 isoform X1 encodes MAEIAVSFAVDQLLPLLREEASLLNGIHKEFADIKDELESIQAFLKDADRRAAGEEDNTSEGVKTWVKQVRETTFRIEDIIDDYMIHVRQQPRNLGCMALLHNISHLVKTMIPRHRIASKIQGIKSSVHGIKERSERYGFQIQPSIEQGSSHFRGSQKAKWHDPRMAALYIDESEIVGFQEPKNRLIGLLVDGREERTVISVVGMGGQGKSTLAKKVFDSKEVMGHFEYRVWVTVSQSYDIEGLLRYMLKEIYQQKGDDPSQDISEMDLGSLISKLRNHLQQKRYVFVFDDVWTIDFWNEIEHVVIDNKNGSKILITTRSMDVAIYCKKSSFIEVHELQPLTEEQSFELFNKKVFRFDFDGSCPKDLIDISSEIARKCKGLPLAIVAVGGLLSTKLKNAFDWRRFNENMTFNENMTLELKKDPNLIGIKKILGFSYDDLPLHLKSCLLYFGLYPEDYKVDSKRLIRQWIAEGFVKEERGNTLEEVAEGYLTELIHRSLVQVSSLRIDGKTKSCCVHDLIRMMILEKCEDLSFCKYISEDCHSSLSEVTRRLSIATNSNDFMACTKKNSSVRSLMVFTENLDRCSLRKFYTKCRRLKVLHFENDNWFMGDEDLRSLIHLKYLSCKNSSGDGYVYLSKSIAMLQNLETLDLRGVNVRFYDIPKETRMFRKLRHFCGYKISLFQLKGCIGGMESLQTLSEVEIDSNYEDGIELIKELGKLRQLRKLGLVGVRREHGSALSSVLNELRHLEKLRIGKKFGYYSVYVHDVIDFHLVSSPPMLRTLKTRAKLTKFPEWIPKFQNLVELMLRRSGLIEDPIKSLENLQNLLSLSIINNAYEGESLHFHDGGLQNLKELYIRESPNLHSIFIDKGALHSLKKFELSSIPNLKTVPDGIRHLEKLEVLDVWDMPCVDIYPKL; translated from the coding sequence ATGGCAGAAATTGCAGTGTCTTTTGCAGTTGACCAATTACTTCCATTGTTAAGGGAAGAAGCCAGTTTGCTCAATGGCATTCACAAAGAATTTGCAGACATTAAAGATGAACTTGAAAGCATCCAAGCCTTCCTTAAGGATGCTGATAGAAGAGCTGCAGGTGAAGAAGATAACACTAGTGAAGGAGTCAAAACATGGGTGAAACAAGTTAGAGAAACAACCTTTCGCATAGAAGACatcattgatgattatatgATCCATGTGAGACAACAGCCTCGTAATCTTGGGTGTATGGCTTTACTCCATAATATTAGTCACTTAGTCAAAACTATGATCCCTCGCCATCGAATAGCGTCCAAGATTCAAGGCATTAAGTCATCTGTGCATGGGATCAAGGAAAGAAGTGAAAGGTATGGCTTCCAAATCCAACCTTCTATTGAACAAGGATCAAGCCACTTTAGAGGAAGCCAAAAGGCGAAATGGCATGACCCTCGAATGGCTgctttatatattgatgaatctGAAATTGTAGGCTTTCAAGAACCCAAAAATAGATTGATTGGATTGTTGGTGGATGGAAGAGAAGAGCGAACTGTCATCTCTGTGGTAGGAATGGGAGGACAAGGAAAATCCACTCTTGCCAAAAAGGTTTTCGACAGCAAAGAGGTCATGGGACACTTCGAATATCGTGTATGGGTCACAGTGTCACAATCATACGATATAGAGGGGTTGCTGAGATACATGTTGAAGGAGATTTACCAACAAAAAGGAGACGACCCTTCTCAAGATATCTCTGAAATGGATCTAGGGTCATTGATTTCTAAGTTGAGAAACCACTTGCAACAAAAGAGGTATGTTTTTGTATTTGATGATGTATGGACCATAGATTTTTGGAATGAAATAGAGCATGTTGTGATTGATAATAAAAATGGGAGTAAGATATTGATTACAACAAGAAGTATGGATGTTGctatttattgtaaaaaatcttCTTTTATTGAGGTGCATGAACTACAACCTTTAACTGAGGAACAATCTTTTGAGTTGTTCAATAAGAAGGTATTTCGATTTGACTTTGATGGAAGTTGTCCAAAAGATCTAATTGATATATCTTCCGAAATTGCTAGAAAATGCAAGGGTTTACCACTAGCAATTGTAGCCGTTGGTGGTCTTTTATCTACAAAGTTGAAAAATGCATTTGATTGGCGGAGATTTAATGAAAATATGACTTTTAATGAAAATATGACTTTAGAGCTAAAGAAGGATCCCAATTTGATagggattaaaaaaatattaggtttCAGCTATGATGATTTGCCTCTTCATCTTAAATCATGTTTATTGTATTTTGGATTATATCCAGAAGATTATAAAGTTGATTCAAAGAGATTGATTCGGCAATGGATAGCTGAAGGGTTTGTAAAAGAAGAAAGGGGGAATACTTTGGAAGAAGTTGCAGAAGGATACTTAACAGAGTTGATCCATAGAAGTTTGGTGCAAGTATCTTCACTAAGAATCGatggaaaaacaaaaagttgttgCGTTCATGATCTAATACGTATGATGATACTTGAAAAGTGTGAGGATCTAAGTTTTTGCAAGTATATTAGTGAAGATTGTCATTCATCTTTAAGTGAAGTTACTCGACGCCTATCAATAGCAACCAATTCCAATGATTTTATGGCATGcactaaaaaaaactcaagtgtTCGGTCACTAATGGTTTTCACAGAAAATTTAGACCGATGCTCTCTGAGGAAGTTCTATACAAAATGTAGGCGATTGAAGGTGcttcattttgaaaatgataattGGTTTATGGGTGATGAAGATTTGAGAAGTTTGATCCACTTGAAATATTTAAGCTGCAAGAATTCTTCGGGGGATGGATACGTATATCTTTCCAAATCAATTGCCATGCTCCAAAACCTAGAGACCTTGGATCTAAGGGGGGTTAATGTTAGGTTCTATGATATACCAAAGGAGACTAGAATGTTCAGAAAGCTGCGACATTTTTGTGGTTACAAAATCTCTTTGTTTCAATTGAAGGGTTGTATAGGAGGCATGGAATCGCTACAAACGCTAAGTGAGGTGGAAATAGATAGCAATTATGAGGATGGAATAGAGTTAATTAAGGAGTTGGGAAAGTTGAGGCAGTTAAGGAAATTGGGTTTGGTTGGTGTTAGAAGAGAACATGGAAGCGCTTTATCTTCCGTATTGAATGAGCTGCGACACTTGGAGAAACTACGCATTGGGAAAAAATTTGGATACTACTCTGTTTATGTTCATGATGTTATTGATTTTCATTTGGTTTCATCCCCTCCTATGCTTCGAACTCTTAAAACGCGAGCAAAGTTGACGAAGTTTCCAGAATGGATTCCCAAGTTTCAAAATCTGGTTGAATTGATGTTAAGACGCTCCGGTTTAATTGAAGATCCAATAAAGTCGCTTGAAAATCTGCAAAACTTGTTGTCCCTCtcaatcatcaacaatgctTATGAAGGTGAAAGTTTACATTTTCACGATGGAGGGTTGCAAAATCTAAAGGAACTATATATTAGAGAATCGCCTAACTTGCATTCAATTTTCATCGACAAAGGAGCGCTACATTCTCTAAAAAAGTTCGAGTTATCTAGCATCCCCAACCTCAAGACGGTTCCAGATGGCATCCGACACTTAGAAAAGCTTGAAGTTCTCGATGTTTGGGATATGCCATGTGTAGATATTTATCCTAAACTTTAA